Below is a window of Buchnera aphidicola (Kurisakia onigurumii) DNA.
TTTTTATATAACAGCAAAAAAATCATTTAATACATATCCCAATAAGTTACAAATATCTATTGAATTGATAATAAATTTTGTAAACAAAAATGTAAAAGAAATTTTTTTATGTAAAAATAATTTAATTGCTCCTTTATCATTGACAATATTTGTTTGGGTTTTATTAATGAATTCAATGGATTTAATTCCTATTGATTTAATTCCGTTTTTATCAAAAAAAATATTTAATATTTCTACATTACGTATTGTTCCTACTGCTGATATTAATATCACATTATCCATGTCTTTAGGAGTTTTTTGCTTAATTTTATATTATAGTTTAAAAATAAAAGGGATAATTGGATTTTTAAAAGAACTTTTTTTACAACCTTTTAATAATCCTATATTTTTTATATTCAATTTTATATTAGAATTTATCAATTTATTATCTAAACCAATTTCGTTAGGTTTACGTTTATTTGGAAACATGTATTCTGGAGAAATGATTTTTATTTTAATTTCTAGTTTTATACCTTGGTGGTTACAATGGATTATAAATATACCTTGGGCAATATTTCATATTTTAGTCATCGTTCTCCAATCGTTTGTATTTATGATCTTAACTATTGTATATTTATCCATGGCATTGCGTAAACATTAAATTAAAATTCTATAAAAATTTATATAAATATTTGGAGAATAAAAATGGAACATCTTCATACGGAAATAATTTATATGTCTGCAGCAATCATGATGGGATTAGCT
It encodes the following:
- the atpB gene encoding F0F1 ATP synthase subunit A, producing the protein MSNRQIFTPKEYISHHLQHLQLDLRNLKIVNPHHIIHSPWILNLDSIFFSFFLGIVFIFFFYITAKKSFNTYPNKLQISIELIINFVNKNVKEIFLCKNNLIAPLSLTIFVWVLLMNSMDLIPIDLIPFLSKKIFNISTLRIVPTADINITLSMSLGVFCLILYYSLKIKGIIGFLKELFLQPFNNPIFFIFNFILEFINLLSKPISLGLRLFGNMYSGEMIFILISSFIPWWLQWIINIPWAIFHILVIVLQSFVFMILTIVYLSMALRKH